One Numida meleagris isolate 19003 breed g44 Domestic line chromosome 6, NumMel1.0, whole genome shotgun sequence genomic region harbors:
- the GNG2 gene encoding guanine nucleotide-binding protein G(I)/G(S)/G(O) subunit gamma-2 — MASNNTASIAQARKLVEQLKMEANIDRIKVSKAAADLMAYCEAHAKEDPLLTPVPASENPFREKKFFCVIL, encoded by the exons ATGGCCAGCAACAACACCGCGAGCATAGCGCAGGCACGCAAGCTGGTGGAGCAGCTGAAGATGGAGGCCAACATCGACAGGATAAAG GTGTCCAAGGCAGCGGCAGACCTGATGGCATACTGCGAAGCTCACGCCAAGGAGGACCCCCTATTGACCCCCGTCCCGGCCTCAGAAAACCCCTTTAGAGAGAAGAAGTTCTTCTGTGTGATCCTGTAA
- the C6H14orf166 gene encoding UPF0568 protein C14orf166 homolog, giving the protein MFRRKLSALDYHNPGGFNCRDETEFRNFIVWLEDQKIRHYKIEDRGNLRNIHSDDWPKSFEKYMKDVNCPFKMQERQETVDWLLGLAVRLEYGDNADKYKDSTPDGAKNTDNTAKNAEPLINLDVNNPDFKAGVMALANLLQIQRHDDYLVMLKAIRILVQERLTQDAIAKANQSKEGLPVALEKHILGFDTGDAVINEAAQILRLLHIEELRELQTKINEAIVAVQAIIADPKTDHRLGKVGR; this is encoded by the exons ATGTTCCGCCGCAAGCTCTCGGCGCTCGACTACCACAACCCGGGCGGCTTCAACTGTAGGG ATGAAACAGAATTCAGAAATTTTATTGTCTGGCTGGAGGACCAGAAAATCAGACACTACAAGATTGAAGACCGAGGGAATTTAAGGAACATACACAGTGATGACTGGCCCAAATCGTTTGAGAAG TACATGAAGGATGTGAACTGTCCTTTCAAAATGCAAGAACGACAGGAGACTGTGGACTGGCTCCTTGGGTTAGCAGTTAGGCTGGAGTATGGAGATAATG CTGACAAGTATAAGGACTCTACCCCTGACGGTGCTAAAAATACTGACAATACAGCAAAAAATGCAGAACCACTGATTAACTTGGATG tgaatAATCCTGATTTCAAGGCTGGAGTGATGGCTTTAGCTAACCTGCTTCAAATCCAACGACATGACGATTATTTGGTAATGCTTAAG GCAATTCGCATTTTGGTTCAAGAACGCTTGACGCAGGATGCCATAGCGAAGGCCAATCAGTCCAAAGAG ggTTTGCCTGTTGCCTTAGAAAAACACATTCTTGGTTTTGACACAGGAG ATGCTGTTATCAATGAAGCTGCCCAAATTCTGCGGTTGCTGCACATAGAGGAGCTCCGAGAgctgcaaacaaaaatcaacGAAGCGATCGTAGCGGTTCAGGCCATTATTGCTGATCCCAAGACGGACCACAGACTGGGGAAAGTAGGGAGATGA
- the NID2 gene encoding nidogen-2, which produces MRVAVAVLVASAVAAVAAALPRAELLPYGAALGDGRLRHGDDESSPGVVLRPPLRLYGRAARRLFVGTNGVISTQDFPGETQYVDDDFPTDFPVIAPFLADLDTSGGRGDVYYRQDHAPAVLERVAGYVHAGFPSTTGTFAPSSVFITTWEDVGAHGEPPGKLNTFQAILAYNEEDTYAIFLYPEGGLQFLGTRPKESYNVQLELPARVGFSRGDSDDGKREGHSYSVASSQQELQRLERESNVGVPGVWVFHVDTLENVEPGDVPGAALSPAPHGTDGTHDTPVPTELLAQPGSKTTSPHPHPALLSIVPSGLPASPLGQERSPSLHSIGNTPQGHPVSYSSGQHGVGVEEDVHFNTNVFTYSAGSRETCAQHHRRCSPHAFCTDYATGLCCHCRAAYYGNGRQCLPEGAVHRLNGKVSGSLAVGRTPVRFQDVDLHAYIVGSDGRAYTAISGVPMPAARALLPLLPLGGLFGWLFALEEPGYENGFSITGAEFTQNLEVTFYPGEEQVHITQTAEGLGTDNYLSLRTHIEGQVPFVPENTSVHIAPYKELYHYSSSAVTSSAHRDYVLTSGPTNQTWSYRLRQNISVTGCPHARSRLPPVQQLSVARVFALYDGHEQVLRYALASRIGSAHDDAEVPPVNPCHDGTHGCEETARCQPGTGLGYTCECAAGYRGDGRGCQDVDECEEGLSQCGPFSVCLNVPGSYRCECHSGYQPAEDGHGCVSLTPAADPCEEGRHPCAPRDRARCLPRTGGQPACECLPGYAGDGRVCSDVNECTLNPCHPAATCYNTPGSFSCQCQPGYEGDGFQCTHAQSSTQRLTPCEHERLYPRTPGHVPQCDEQGSYRPLQCHSSSGHCWCVDASGQEIAGTRTAAGSTPPRCGNPGSSRQLTPCEHERLYPRAVPPGPSPVGNGHVPQCDEQGGYRPLQCHGSTGHCWCVDASGQEIAGTRTPPGSTPPRCGNPEPSERPPTMCERWRQSLLEHYGGSPRGDQYVPQCDAQGHFNPLQCHGDSGYCWCVDESGREIQGTRSEPGSPPPCLPSVAPPSVRPSPRPDVSPPAAGTFLLYAQGQQIGYLPLNGTRLQKEAAKTLLSLHGSIVVGIDYDCREKTIYWTDVAGRTISRASLEPGAEPETIINSGLISPEGLAVDHLRRAMFWTDSGLDKIERAQLDGSERRVLFDTDLVNPRAITVDPVRGNLYWTDWNREAPKIETSTVSGANRRVLVNKDIGLPNGLTFDPFSKLLCWADAGTKNLECTFPDGAGRRIIQNNLNYPFSIISYANHFYHTDWRRDGVIAVNKETGSFTDEYLPEHRSHLYGITAAYPYCPGARK; this is translated from the exons GTGGGCACCAACGGGGTCATCTCCACCCAAGATTTCCCCGGGGAAACCCAATACGTGGACGACGACTTCCCGACAGATTTCCCCGTCATCGCTCCCTTCCTGGCCGACCTCGACACCtctgggggcagaggggacgTCTACTACCGGCAGGACCACGCTCCGGCCGTGCTGGAGCGGGTGGCAGGATACGTGCACGCCGGCTTCCCAAGCACCACCGGCACCTTCGCACCCAGCAGTGTCTTCATCACCACCTGGGAGGACGTGGGAGCCCACGGGGAGCCCCCCGGCAAG CTCAACACCTTCCAGGCCATTCTAGCCTACAATGAGGAGGACACCTATGCCATCTTCCTCTACCCCGAGGGCGGGCTCCAGTTCCTGGGGACGCGGCCCAAGGAGTCCTACAAcgtgcagctggagctgccagcCAGGGTGGGCTTCAGCCGCGGGGACAGCGACGATGGGAAGCGAGAGGGGCACTCGTACAGCGtggccagcagccagcaggaactGCAGCGGCTCGAGCG GGAGAGCAACGTGGGGGTGCCCGGAGTGTGGGTTTTCCATGTGGACACCCTGGAGAATGTGGAGCCAGGGGATGTCCCCGGTGCAGCGCTGAGTCCCGCGCCCCATGGCACCGATGGGACCCATGACACCCCGGTGCCCACTGAGCTTTTGGCCCAACCTGGCTCGAAGACAACATCACCACATCCGCACCCGGCGCTGCTCAGCATCGTCCCCTCTGGGCTGCCCGCGTCCCCGCTGGGGCAGGAACGGAGCCCCAGCTTGCACTCCATTGGGAACACTCCACAAGGCCACCCCGTGTCCTACAGCTCCGGGCAGCACGGCGTGGGCGTGGAGGAGGACGTGCACTTTAACACCAACG TGTTCACCTACAGCGCGGGCAGCAGGGAGACGTGTGCCCAGCACCACAGGCGCTGCTCCCCGCACGCCTTCTGCACCGACTATGCCACCGGGCTCTGCTGCCACTGCCGGGCCGCCTACTATGGCAATGGGCGACAGTGCCTGCCTGAAG GGGCCGTGCACCGCCTGAACGGGAAGGTGAGCGGCAGCCTGGCGGTGGGTCGGACGCCCGTCCGCTTCCAGGACGTCGACCTGCACGCCTACATCGTGGGCAGCGATGGCAGAGCCTACACAGCCATCAGTGGGGTGCCCATGCCTGCCGCCCGtgccctgctgcccctgctgccccTCGGAGGGCTCTTTGGGTGGCTCTTTGCCCTTGAGGAGCCCGGCTACGAGAACGGCTTCAGCATCACCG GTGCTGAGTTCACCCAGAACCTGGAGGTGACTTTCTACCCTGGGGAAGAGCAGGTGCACATCACTCAGACAGCCGAAGGGCTGGGGACAGACAATTACTTAAGCCTGAGGACCCACATTGAGGGCCAGGTGCCTTTTGTCCCAGAGAACACCAGTGTCCACATCGCTCCCTACAAGGAGCTCTACCACTACTCCAGCTCAG CCGTGACGTCCTCTGCTCACCGCGACTACGTCCTCACCTCGGGTCCCACCAACCAGACCTGGTCCTACCGCCTGCGCCAGAACATCTCGGTGACGGGCTGCCCACACGCCCGCAGCCGCCTGCCCCCTGTCCAGCAGCTGAGTGTGGCACGTGTCTTTGCCCTCTACGATGGCCACGAGCAGGTCCTGCGCTACGCCCTCGCCAGCCGCATCGGCTCAGCACATG ATGATGCTGAGGTGCCACCGGTGAACCCGTGCCACGATGGCACGCATGGGTGCGAGGAGACAGCGCGCTGCCAgcctggcacagggctggggtACACGTGCGAGTGCGCAGCTGGGTACCGCGGGGATGGACGGGGCTGCCAAG atGTGGATGAGTGTGAGGAGGGCCTCAGCCAGTGCGGCCCTTTCTCTGTCTGCCTGAACGTGCCGGGCAGCTACCGGTGCGAGTGCCACAGTGGATACCAGCCAGCCGAGGACGGGCACGGCTGCGTGT CGCTGACCCCTGCAGCTGACCCCTGCGAGGAGGGGAGGCACCCCTGTGCTCCGAGAGACCGGGCGCGCTGCCTGCCCCGTACCGGGGGCCAGCCCGCCTGCGAGTGCCTGCCCGGGTACGCCGGCGATGGCCGCGTCTGCTCTG ATGTGAATGAGTGCACCCTAAACCCGTGTCACCCCGCCGCCACCTGCTACAACACGCCGGGCTCATTCTCCTGCCAGTGCCAGCCTGGATACGAAGGCGATGGCTTTCAGTGCACACACG cacaaagcagcacgCAGCGGTTGACTCCATGTGAGCACGAGCGGCTGTACCCACGGACACCGGGGCACGTGCCGCAGTGTGACGAGCAAGGCAGCTACCGGCCCCTGcagtgccacagcagcagcGGGCATTGCTGGTGCGTGGATGCCTCGGGGCAGGAGATCGCCGGCACCAGGACAGCAGCGGGCAGCACGCCGCCACGCTGCGGGAACCCAG GATCCTCCCGGCAGCTGACGCCATGTGAGCACGAGCGGCTGTACCCGCGGGCGGTGCCACCGGGCCCCTCACCCGTGGGCAACGGGCACGTGCCGCAGTGCGACGAGCAGGGCGGATACCGGCCCCTGCAGTGCCACGGCAGCACCGGGCACTGCTGGTGCGTGGATGCCTCGGGGCAGGAGATCGCCGGCACCAGGACACCGCCGGGCAGCACGCCGCCGCGCTGCGGGAACCCAG AGCCCTCGGAGCGTCCCCCGACCATGTGCGAGCGCTGGCGGCAGAGCCTGCTGGAGCACTACGGCGGCAGCCCCCGCGGCGACCAGTACGTGCCGCAGTGCGATGCGCAGGGACACTTCAACCCACTGCAGTGCCACGGGGACAGCGGGTACTGCTGGTGCGTGGACGAGAGCGGCAGGGAGATCCAAGGCACGCGCTCGGAGCCTGGCAGCCCCCCGCCAT GTCTCCCCAGCGTCGCGCCGCCCAGTGTCCGGCCCTCGCCGCGTCCCGACGTGTCCCCGCCGGCCGCAGGGACCTTCCTGCTGTACGCCCAGGGCCAGCAGATCGGCTACCTGCCGCTCAACGGCACGCGGCTGCAGAAGGAGGCAGCCAAGACCCTGCTCTCCCTGCAT ggCTCCATCGTGGTAGGGATTGATTACGACTGTCGGGAGAAGACAATCTATTGGACCGACGTGGCCGGCCGAACCATCAGCCGGGCAAGCCTGGAGCCAGGCGCCGAGCCGGAGACCATTATCAACTCAG GGCTCATCAGCCCCGAGGGGCTGGCTGTGGACCACCTGCGCAGAGCCATGTTCTGGACGGACAGCGGCCTGGATAAGATCGAGCGAGCGCAGCTGGACGGTTCCGAGCGACGGGTGCTCTTCGACACCGACCTCGTCAACCCTCGGGCCATCACGGTGGACCCCGTCCGAGG CAACCTTTACTGGACGGATTGGAATCGAGAAGCACCGAAAATCGAAACTTCCACCGTCAGTGGAGCCAACAGGAGGGTGCTGGTGAACAAGGACATCGGGTTGCCCAACGGCCTGACGTTCGACCCCTTCTCCAAGCTGCTGTGTTGGGCAGATGCAG GAACAAAGAACCTGGAGTGCACGTTCCCTGACGGAGCAGGCAGGCGCATCATACAGAACAACCTCAACTACCCCTTCAGCATCATTAGTTACGCCAATCACTTCTACCACACCGACTGGAGACG GGATGGTGTGATCGCTGTCAATAAAGAAACCGGCTCCTTCACCGACGAGTATCTCCCAGAGCACCGATCTCACCTCTATGGAATCACAGCAGCTTACCCCTACTGCCCCGGAG caaGGAAATAG